Genomic DNA from Gossypium hirsutum isolate 1008001.06 chromosome A01, Gossypium_hirsutum_v2.1, whole genome shotgun sequence:
TGAAATAGTAAAGATGTAAAAAGTGAATGTATGGTAAAATTTCAAGTAACATTGAATTTATGatttataaggactaaattgtaaagtacaCAAAAGTTTATGATTTAAATAAAGAGTTTAAATGAAGTGTTAAGTGTTAAAAGATTAATTTCAAAGTgattttaaagtgaaattatagtaaataatgaattttgatgatgttagagattaaattgtaaacttatatttaatttatgttatttcattgaTAATTTAACTATTAGAATCAATTGTAAactttttcaattcaaaattattttttattcacaaAGTTATGgataatttatagtttttaaaattcacattctacttaatttttttcaaattattaatgctaaattaaaatttcagataCACTAACCCCTGCATTACACGAGTAAAAAAACTAGTACATATATTAGCAAAATTAAAAAGTTAGGcacaaattgtttttttttaaatgacacATTTTACATgctattctattaaaaaataattcacaaagttaattacttaaaattattaatttttaagcacagttttaaaacatttatattgattttaaaaaaacattttccgACACATTAAAATAACTTAACCACCTACCTGATGATCAGGATCACCACCCATCCCAGCAGAAAAACCTATGGACAATTTTAATCTCATCTATTCTtataataatatacatacatatatatggaCGCATACCACCTTGAGGGTTCAGAATTCATCGACGAAAAAGGAAACTAACGAAGAATATTTTGTTTGATTGAGAGATGGGAGTGGTAATCATTGACGGATCAACGGTGAAGAACTTTGTGACAGACGAGGAACACTTCAATAAGAGTATGGATGAGAGTTTCGCAGCTCTTGATCTCAACGAAGACGGTGTCCTCTGCCGGTCCGAGCTTCGTAAGGCCTTTGAGTCTCTTCGCCTCATCGAGTCCCACTTCGGGGTCGACGTTGCAACGACACCCGAAGAGCTCAATCAGCTATACGATTCTATTTTCGACAAGTTCGATTTCGATGGCAGTAACACGATTGACCCACAGGAGTTCAAATCTGAGATGAAGAAGATATTGCTTGCTATTGCTGATGGTTTGGGATCTTGTCCTATTCAAATGGCTCTCGAGGATGATGACCGAAGTAATTTTCTAAAGAAAGCTGCTGACCTTGAAGCTGCCAAGCTCGTAGTCAACCATGGCGGTGGTTCCTAATCGACGCTGCATGGTTTCTCAATCAATTTTTATGGACTGTTTTGTTCAGATTAAGTTTACTTCTCAATCATTTTCTCATTGGATTTGTTGTTTATGGTAGATGAGTGAAATATGTTAGGATTAGAATCTTAGGATACCCCATCTTTTGTTTGTTTTGTCCTGATCCtggataaacaaaataaatatatcttgGTTGACAAGGATTTTTCTCAGGGTGTTTCAAGCTTCGGCCGCAATAAAATATCCCCATCATTAAGCATTCTCaggataaaagttaaaaaaaaaaaactggttTTACCCTTTTGGAATAATTTAGAACCTTGAGTGCTAAACATCATGAAGGAAATTACACCATCTTGGTTGGTCCCAACTTGCATGAAGTACTTCCGTATATCATCATCAAGCCAACTATGTTGTGGAATGTGTCTGCCTATTAGGTTGAAACCAATTGTTGGGGATTTGGCACTCTTTAACCGGATGAAGTAAGAACTTCAATCTGGACTTTAACAGCAATGTATTATACCCGGATAAAGAATGAAGGAAAAAATGCTTGAGATTCAAGCTCTGAGCTTCTTTCAGGAATAGAGAACAGAATTTAGAAGACAAAGAAAAGTGCAGCATATGGAAGTAAAAATCTGATGATTTCATTCAAAAGAAACTTTGGCTcaaagccattacatataccagacATTAGCTggtcaaaaaaatcaacaaattcaccACCTAAatactacctaactccactagtTACATAGGGACTAGGTGATTTTGCTTGCACACTTAAACAAAGTTGGTAACCAGCTCTTTGACCATCAAGTTACATCAATTTGTCattcaaaatgaactaaattacaaaaacattgttaaaaaagtaacaaaatgaaactgaGATGAAATAGTAGCATTAACATCTTCAGTTGCACGTACTTTACCCGGACAACATATGTGCATAAATTCTTACGTGCATGAATATGCATGAGCTGCATGTGTTGCATGGGAACTAACTTCAACACTCCTTCTTAGTTTCCATGCTTGTAACACTTAGCTGCTTTTTCAGTCTTATAAATCTTGACACACCAAGGgcctttgtgaagatatcagcaaCCTGTTCttctgaattgcaatgaatcaACTCCACCTCTCgagcttgttccatctcccttaTCACATGTAATTTGATGCTGAAGTGCTTCGTTCTACCATGGAAGacaggattctttgcaattgcaacagcaggcTTGTTATCACAAAAGATCTCTGTTGCTTCCCTTTGATGTAGGTTAAGATCAGCTAGAATttttcttagccaaatggcttgatttacaGCATTGGCAGCTgcaacatattcagcttctgctgTTGATTGAGCCTCATTGATTGTTTCCTTGAGCTCCAACAAAACATGGTTGAGCCAAGGGTAAAAGCATATCCAGAGGTGCTTTTCATATCATCACTTGAACCAGTGCAGTCACTATCTGTGTATCCAACAAGCTTCAAACTTTCAGCCTTGTTAAGTAGCATCCCATGGCTTAAAGTACCCTTGATATATCTAAGCACTCGTTTGGCAGGTTGAAAGTGCTTCTCATTGCAACAATGCATGAATCTTGAGAGCAAACTGACAGCAAACATTGTAGCGACGTAAAGATTTTTTactt
This window encodes:
- the LOC107925627 gene encoding uncharacterized protein gives rise to the protein MGVVIIDGSTVKNFVTDEEHFNKSMDESFAALDLNEDGVLCRSELRKAFESLRLIESHFGVDVATTPEELNQLYDSIFDKFDFDGSNTIDPQEFKSEMKKILLAIADGLGSCPIQMALEDDDRSNFLKKAADLEAAKLVVNHGGGS